Proteins from a genomic interval of Acetobacterium woodii DSM 1030:
- a CDS encoding radical SAM protein: MELFKSNNMNEIQNKNSKLNISEINDDKEVLNSYPRRLVFELTNLCNLSCVMCGRNDAEFEPTVFDLDWMEKFNSVLKHVEEVTLMGWGEPTVHPKFIKILEKMDKYNVRKYFCTNGMKLDEIKSALFDYNVDLIAVSLDGADAESNSKIRVGSDFDKIINSLKEIVKEKKERNTDKPYINFVFTAMKSNLHQIPDMVRLTKKIGLQELKVVYMTIFNERMLHESLYNSELDISRIFTQATELADKLDISIKLPHIQGEDIAENNYHKKCFVAWRDFFLGSDGYVRPCMSTPMKLFNINDYDDFDKMWNSKEYVDFRKRVNNNNLMDNSCKNCYQSSFANWNNKESFIQIGKEFSPEWKNE; the protein is encoded by the coding sequence TTGGAATTATTTAAGTCAAACAATATGAATGAAATCCAAAACAAGAACAGTAAGTTAAATATTTCTGAGATTAATGATGATAAAGAAGTGTTGAATTCATATCCGAGAAGATTGGTATTTGAATTAACAAACTTATGTAATCTAAGTTGTGTTATGTGTGGTAGAAATGATGCAGAATTTGAGCCAACTGTATTCGATCTCGATTGGATGGAAAAATTCAATTCAGTATTAAAACATGTTGAAGAAGTGACGCTCATGGGGTGGGGTGAACCTACAGTGCATCCTAAATTCATAAAAATATTAGAAAAAATGGATAAGTATAATGTTAGAAAGTATTTTTGTACAAATGGAATGAAGCTTGATGAGATTAAATCAGCGTTGTTTGACTATAATGTTGATTTAATTGCAGTTAGTTTAGATGGTGCAGATGCGGAGAGTAATAGTAAAATTAGGGTAGGATCAGATTTTGATAAAATCATTAATTCGTTGAAAGAAATTGTTAAAGAAAAAAAAGAAAGAAATACTGATAAACCATACATTAATTTCGTTTTTACAGCGATGAAATCGAATCTTCATCAAATTCCAGATATGGTAAGACTTACGAAGAAGATAGGTTTACAAGAACTAAAAGTTGTTTATATGACAATATTTAACGAAAGAATGTTGCATGAATCTCTATATAATTCCGAGTTAGATATCAGTAGGATTTTTACACAAGCTACGGAATTAGCGGATAAATTAGATATCAGTATAAAATTACCTCATATACAAGGTGAAGATATTGCTGAAAATAATTATCATAAGAAGTGTTTTGTAGCTTGGCGAGATTTTTTCTTAGGATCAGACGGTTATGTAAGACCTTGCATGTCAACACCGATGAAACTGTTTAATATTAATGATTACGATGATTTTGATAAAATGTGGAATTCAAAAGAATATGTCGATTTTAGAAAAAGGGTGAATAATAATAATTTAATGGACAATTCGTGCAAAAACTGTTATCAATCATCTTTTGCAAATTGGAACAACAAAGAATCATTTATACAAATAGGAAAAGAATTCTCGCCTGAATGGAAAAATGAGTAG
- a CDS encoding protoporphyrinogen/coproporphyrinogen oxidase codes for MRKLNTIILGAGISGLAVQHFLKSENIIIEKENYWGGLCHSFSINEFIFDTFIHLSFSEMNEVVEIFEKSSHSFKHKPRAFNYYNGYWIKHPAQNNIFSLTSEEKTSIIMGFVNRKSFIKKNYEDWLRIQFGDYFAEHFPMQYTKKYWTVEARKLETKWVGERVYQAPIQEVIKGAFEEDEINRFYAKEMKYPCIGGYQSYLKELVDENNIDFSTKVVLIDPDEKSIITDNKKKYYYENLVSTIPLPELCKVIKGVPTEILRASEKLNYTSGVIVSLGFNKMDIPKYLWYYIYDEDILPARVYAPSLKSINNVPEGCSSIQAEYYFSKLNPLKYSLEEILEKTIEKLSLIMGFSEIDICVSDVRQIDYANVLFTKDIYENREMILNYLDRINIKYAGRFGEWDYLWSDQSLISGKKIAEKINNMSKVFCNK; via the coding sequence TTGCGAAAATTAAATACAATTATTTTAGGTGCCGGAATTTCAGGGCTGGCTGTTCAACATTTTTTAAAGTCCGAAAATATTATTATTGAAAAAGAAAATTATTGGGGAGGCTTATGTCATTCATTCAGTATTAATGAGTTTATATTTGACACATTCATTCATCTTTCATTTTCAGAGATGAATGAAGTCGTTGAAATATTTGAAAAAAGTTCGCACAGCTTTAAACATAAACCGAGGGCTTTCAATTATTATAATGGGTATTGGATAAAGCATCCTGCACAAAATAACATTTTTTCTTTAACATCCGAAGAAAAAACAAGCATTATTATGGGTTTCGTTAATCGAAAGTCATTTATTAAAAAAAACTATGAGGATTGGTTACGAATTCAGTTTGGCGACTATTTTGCAGAACACTTTCCAATGCAATATACAAAAAAATATTGGACAGTAGAGGCCAGAAAACTTGAAACGAAATGGGTTGGAGAGCGTGTTTACCAAGCACCGATACAAGAAGTAATCAAAGGGGCTTTTGAAGAAGACGAGATTAATCGTTTTTATGCTAAAGAAATGAAATATCCTTGCATAGGTGGGTATCAGAGTTATCTAAAAGAACTAGTCGATGAAAATAATATCGATTTTAGCACAAAAGTAGTGTTAATCGATCCAGACGAGAAAAGCATAATTACAGACAATAAAAAAAAGTACTATTATGAAAATTTAGTATCAACGATACCTTTACCAGAATTATGCAAGGTCATTAAGGGAGTGCCGACTGAAATTTTAAGGGCATCTGAAAAATTAAACTATACGTCTGGTGTTATTGTATCATTAGGTTTTAATAAAATGGATATCCCGAAATATCTTTGGTATTATATCTACGATGAAGATATTTTGCCGGCTAGGGTTTATGCACCTAGCTTAAAATCGATAAATAATGTTCCTGAGGGATGTAGTTCAATTCAAGCGGAGTATTATTTTTCAAAACTGAATCCACTAAAGTATTCTTTAGAAGAGATCTTAGAGAAGACGATTGAAAAGCTTAGTCTAATTATGGGTTTTTCAGAAATAGATATTTGCGTAAGTGATGTTCGACAAATCGATTATGCCAATGTTTTATTTACAAAAGATATTTACGAAAATAGAGAGATGATACTTAATTACTTAGATAGGATAAATATTAAGTACGCAGGTCGTTTTGGTGAATGGGACTACTTATGGAGTGACCAGAGTTTAATTAGTGGGAAAAAAATAGCAGAAAAAATAAATAATATGAGTAAAGTGTTTTGCAATAAATAA
- a CDS encoding NAD-dependent epimerase/dehydratase family protein yields MKILLTGATGFLGSYLLKEFIQNNYQVIILKRSTSNLFRIKEVISKVKYYDVDKINLKQVFKENPDIGTIFHTATCYGRKGESLKEMINTNLVFPLEILELASQENVEEFWNIDTVLFKNTNHYALSKKQFKDWGRDLALMKKIKFYNLKMEHIYGRLDDDNKFITYVLKKCLSNMSSIDLTFGEQKRDFIYVEDVVKIINFLLNNVMIKSANFKEFEIGTGTSIKIKDAVKIIKKATKSNIDLNFGALNYRENELMESSANLDALVSVGYNIDLTMDFCQGIKCLLNNEEFNCEN; encoded by the coding sequence TTGAAAATTTTATTAACAGGAGCTACTGGTTTCTTAGGAAGTTATCTTTTAAAAGAGTTTATCCAAAATAATTACCAGGTTATTATTTTGAAGAGAAGTACATCGAATCTTTTTAGAATTAAAGAAGTTATTTCTAAAGTAAAGTACTATGACGTTGATAAAATAAATTTAAAACAAGTTTTTAAAGAAAATCCTGACATTGGGACAATTTTCCATACGGCAACGTGTTATGGACGTAAGGGTGAAAGTCTAAAAGAAATGATTAACACTAACTTAGTGTTTCCGTTGGAAATACTTGAATTAGCGTCGCAAGAAAATGTTGAAGAATTTTGGAATATTGATACAGTGTTATTTAAGAATACTAATCATTATGCTTTATCTAAGAAACAATTTAAGGATTGGGGTAGAGATTTAGCTTTGATGAAAAAAATAAAATTTTATAATTTGAAAATGGAACATATATATGGAAGACTTGATGATGATAATAAATTTATAACATATGTTTTAAAGAAATGCTTATCTAACATGAGTTCAATTGACTTGACATTTGGCGAACAGAAGCGTGATTTTATTTATGTTGAAGATGTAGTGAAAATAATAAATTTTCTATTAAATAACGTAATGATTAAAAGTGCCAACTTCAAAGAATTTGAAATTGGTACAGGTACTTCGATTAAAATAAAAGATGCGGTTAAAATCATAAAAAAAGCGACAAAATCTAATATTGATTTAAATTTTGGAGCACTGAATTATCGTGAAAATGAATTGATGGAGTCTAGTGCAAATTTAGATGCGCTTGTAAGTGTAGGATACAATATAGACTTGACAATGGATTTCTGTCAGGGAATAAAGTGTTTGTTGAATAATGAGGAGTTCAATTGCGAAAATTAA
- the rfbH gene encoding lipopolysaccharide biosynthesis protein RfbH — MFENMTEQEAKTSILELVDEYCEQYHKTKNYENGQRIPYANRVYNKEEMFNLVDSALEFWLTAGRYTAVFEREFSAYLNVNYCSLVNSGSSANLLAFMALTSSMLEDRAIKPGDEVITVAAGFPTTVAPIIQYGAIPVFVDVTIPEYNIDVSLLENAISKKTKAVMIAHTLGNPFDIQSVKNFCDRYNLWLIEDNCDALGARYLINGEEKFTGTIGDIGTSSFYPPHHMTMGEGGAVYTNNALLNKIIRSLRDWGRECSCPSGKDNFCGHRFDKQFGELPLGYDHKYVYSHFGYNLKATDLQAAIGVAQLRKLSSFIEKRRYNFNRLKNKLQCLEEKLILPKSEKNSKPSWFGFLITCKNGIKRNEVIQHLEEKRIQTRMLFAGNLIKHPCFDEMRRVGVGYRVIGELKNTDVIMNDTFWIGVYPGMTDEMIDYMVETIEEAVEL, encoded by the coding sequence ATGTTTGAAAATATGACAGAACAAGAGGCTAAAACTTCAATATTGGAGTTGGTAGATGAATACTGTGAACAATATCATAAAACTAAAAATTATGAGAATGGGCAACGGATACCCTATGCAAACCGTGTTTACAATAAAGAAGAAATGTTTAATTTAGTTGATAGTGCATTAGAATTTTGGCTTACGGCAGGTCGATATACTGCTGTTTTCGAACGTGAGTTTTCGGCCTATTTAAATGTCAATTACTGTAGTCTTGTTAATTCAGGTTCATCGGCAAATTTACTAGCATTTATGGCGTTAACTTCTTCGATGTTAGAGGATAGGGCTATTAAACCTGGGGATGAAGTAATAACTGTTGCTGCCGGTTTTCCGACAACTGTTGCTCCAATTATTCAATATGGTGCGATACCTGTTTTTGTAGATGTGACAATTCCTGAGTATAATATTGACGTTTCGCTTTTAGAGAATGCAATTTCAAAAAAAACGAAAGCTGTTATGATCGCCCATACTTTGGGAAATCCGTTTGACATACAGTCAGTAAAGAACTTTTGCGACAGGTATAACCTTTGGCTGATTGAAGATAATTGTGATGCTTTAGGAGCACGATATTTAATTAATGGAGAAGAAAAATTCACAGGTACAATTGGAGATATCGGCACATCTAGTTTTTACCCTCCTCATCATATGACAATGGGTGAGGGTGGAGCAGTATATACTAATAACGCGCTTTTAAATAAAATCATTAGATCACTTAGAGATTGGGGAAGGGAGTGCTCTTGTCCATCAGGAAAAGATAATTTTTGTGGGCATCGTTTTGATAAACAGTTTGGTGAGCTTCCACTGGGGTACGATCATAAATATGTTTATTCGCATTTTGGTTATAATTTAAAAGCAACTGACTTACAAGCAGCAATAGGGGTTGCACAATTGAGAAAATTATCATCTTTTATTGAAAAGCGGCGTTATAACTTTAACAGATTAAAAAATAAATTGCAGTGTTTGGAAGAAAAGTTAATACTCCCTAAGTCAGAAAAAAACTCAAAACCAAGTTGGTTCGGCTTTTTAATAACTTGTAAAAATGGAATAAAAAGGAATGAAGTGATTCAACATCTTGAGGAAAAAAGAATCCAGACAAGAATGCTTTTTGCAGGTAATTTAATCAAGCATCCTTGCTTCGACGAAATGCGAAGAGTGGGGGTGGGTTATAGAGTTATTGGAGAGTTGAAAAACACAGATGTGATTATGAATGATACGTTTTGGATTGGGGTTTATCCAGGAATGACGGATGAAATGATTGATTATATGGTTGAAACGATAGAAGAAGCTGTGGAGTTATAA
- the rfbF gene encoding glucose-1-phosphate cytidylyltransferase: MKVVILAGGFGTRISEESHLKPKPMIEIGEQPILWHIMKSYSYYGYNEFIICCGYKSHSIKEYFADYYLHRCDVTFDFANANELTIHNNVAEPWKVTLVDTGLNTMTGGRVKRIEKYVESETFMLTYGDGVCDVNLNVLEEYHQKQDKIATITAIQPGGRFGILDIEVDGVITNFQEKKREDGGWINGGFMVLKPEIFKLIKDDETIFENFPLEECARRNELVAYKHHGFWQCMDTLREKKLLEELVITEKAPWIKW; the protein is encoded by the coding sequence ATGAAAGTTGTAATTCTTGCAGGTGGATTTGGAACACGTATTTCTGAAGAGTCTCATTTGAAACCAAAACCAATGATTGAGATTGGTGAACAACCAATTCTTTGGCATATTATGAAATCATATTCGTATTATGGTTATAATGAATTTATAATTTGTTGTGGTTACAAATCGCATTCAATTAAAGAATATTTTGCAGATTATTACTTACATAGATGTGATGTGACATTTGATTTTGCGAATGCAAATGAGTTAACCATACATAATAATGTTGCAGAACCTTGGAAAGTCACACTAGTTGATACCGGTTTAAATACAATGACTGGCGGTCGAGTAAAACGTATAGAAAAATATGTAGAAAGTGAAACATTTATGCTTACATATGGTGATGGAGTTTGTGATGTAAATCTGAATGTTTTAGAAGAATACCATCAAAAGCAGGATAAAATTGCTACTATCACAGCGATTCAGCCAGGTGGCAGATTTGGCATTCTTGATATTGAAGTAGATGGAGTTATAACGAACTTTCAAGAAAAAAAAAGGGAAGATGGTGGCTGGATAAACGGTGGTTTTATGGTCTTAAAGCCAGAAATATTCAAACTTATTAAAGATGATGAGACGATATTCGAGAATTTTCCTTTGGAAGAATGCGCTCGTCGTAACGAACTTGTTGCATACAAACATCATGGCTTTTGGCAATGTATGGATACACTTCGGGAAAAAAAACTACTTGAAGAATTGGTGATAACCGAAAAAGCTCCATGGATAAAATGGTGA
- a CDS encoding glycosyltransferase family 2 protein, translated as MAIDEVLIKFEEEINRLLEIGDDLEASEAFDQIERNLYSVKSVILINNRELEKAEELLLEGIEKYGLDFDLNYNLAYLYRLTGRFDEAIKSYAKVKTLTADFDVITGIDEQIVDIEKEHTNEPLVSVCMPVYNDEKHILKAIDSVLKQTYQNFEIIVCDNHSVDKTYEIVEKIIDSRIRLYKNEENIGLLLNSNRAWQKARGKYIVTLHGDDVYHDSYIENVVKIFNSNRKVGIIHFMQEELKKNFFDGLSYYKSDKYYSKIFGCSITPPPTQTAFTKESLLKTNYYEMDYWTAEVRLMMKIASEGYDAYIEGQYLFDRYNGSEKDSSQIDKFVLRFEHLYRLYDDCKKDRKIKHGDFELFKKKLIDSFLLLFQNKDKHKDIDRTFKRNKAQIISNQELSRIIIEYVFR; from the coding sequence ATGGCAATAGATGAAGTTTTGATTAAATTTGAAGAAGAGATTAATCGGTTGTTGGAAATCGGAGATGATTTAGAAGCTAGTGAAGCATTTGATCAGATAGAGCGTAATTTATATTCAGTAAAATCAGTTATTCTTATTAATAATAGAGAATTAGAAAAAGCAGAAGAGCTGCTTCTTGAGGGAATAGAAAAATATGGTCTGGATTTCGATCTTAATTATAATTTGGCATATCTTTATCGATTAACTGGCCGATTTGATGAAGCGATTAAATCATATGCCAAGGTTAAAACTTTGACTGCTGATTTTGATGTGATAACCGGAATAGACGAGCAAATAGTTGATATTGAGAAAGAACATACAAATGAGCCGCTTGTTTCAGTATGTATGCCTGTATATAATGATGAAAAACATATTTTAAAAGCGATTGATAGTGTGCTAAAACAAACTTATCAAAATTTTGAAATAATTGTATGTGACAATCACTCAGTTGATAAGACATATGAAATAGTTGAAAAAATTATCGATTCAAGAATTAGATTATATAAAAACGAAGAAAATATTGGACTCTTATTAAATTCTAATAGGGCATGGCAAAAAGCAAGGGGAAAATATATTGTTACTCTACATGGTGACGATGTCTATCATGATAGTTACATTGAAAATGTTGTAAAAATTTTTAATAGTAACCGCAAAGTTGGCATCATTCATTTTATGCAGGAAGAATTAAAAAAGAATTTTTTTGATGGTTTGTCTTACTATAAATCTGACAAATATTATTCGAAAATTTTTGGATGTTCTATTACACCACCACCAACCCAAACGGCTTTTACAAAAGAGTCTCTATTAAAGACAAATTACTACGAAATGGATTATTGGACTGCAGAGGTACGATTAATGATGAAAATTGCAAGCGAAGGCTATGATGCCTATATTGAAGGGCAATATTTATTTGATCGTTATAATGGCTCTGAGAAAGATAGTAGTCAAATTGATAAATTCGTTCTACGCTTTGAACACTTATATCGTTTATACGATGATTGCAAAAAAGATAGGAAGATAAAACATGGCGATTTTGAATTGTTCAAAAAAAAACTAATCGATAGTTTTCTCTTGCTTTTTCAGAATAAAGATAAACATAAGGATATTGATCGTACTTTTAAACGGAATAAAGCACAAATTATAAGTAATCAAGAGTTGTCAAGAATAATAATTGAGTATGTATTTAGGTAG
- a CDS encoding radical SAM/SPASM domain-containing protein, whose product MLKKRINEKLNPNFDIEPEFPKKNMLIEVTNRCNHQCAFCANSKMTREKGSIDESFLRRILEEAHHEGVEEVGYYTTGEPFMAKNLDQYVRWAKEIGYKYVYVTTNGALANPERVKPVLDAGLDSIKFSINAGSRETYKMIHGRDDFEQVINNLRYISEYRVKNDLNFKIFASFIVTRFTEKEKRRLKLLISNLVDEIIYLNVTNQGGMMYEINETLSLGDGSSSIKNLPCSLLFNSINITYEGYLTACCVDFQNYLVVADLNKVSLKKAWYCDLFKQLRVMHLTSSVEKTLCYNCIYNKNESVEALNKNYSKKLSSDKFNKNDEIRQRVETYFSELKE is encoded by the coding sequence ATGCTAAAAAAAAGAATCAATGAAAAATTGAATCCGAATTTTGATATTGAACCAGAGTTTCCCAAAAAGAACATGTTGATTGAAGTAACAAACCGATGCAATCATCAGTGCGCGTTTTGTGCAAATTCGAAAATGACTAGGGAAAAGGGCTCAATTGACGAATCTTTCCTAAGAAGAATTCTAGAAGAAGCGCACCATGAAGGTGTTGAAGAAGTGGGCTATTATACCACTGGTGAGCCATTTATGGCAAAAAATTTGGATCAATATGTAAGATGGGCAAAAGAAATCGGTTATAAATATGTTTACGTGACAACAAATGGAGCATTAGCAAATCCAGAGCGTGTTAAGCCAGTATTGGATGCAGGTTTGGATAGCATTAAGTTTTCGATTAATGCTGGTTCGAGAGAAACATATAAAATGATTCATGGCAGGGATGATTTTGAACAGGTGATCAATAATCTAAGATATATTTCTGAATATCGAGTTAAAAATGATTTGAATTTTAAAATATTTGCTTCGTTCATTGTAACAAGATTTACTGAAAAAGAAAAAAGAAGACTAAAATTACTAATTAGTAATTTAGTTGACGAGATCATCTATTTAAATGTTACAAATCAGGGTGGAATGATGTATGAAATTAATGAAACACTGTCATTGGGAGATGGTTCGTCCTCAATAAAAAATCTTCCCTGCTCACTACTGTTCAATTCCATCAATATAACTTATGAAGGTTATCTGACTGCCTGCTGTGTTGATTTTCAAAACTATCTAGTAGTGGCGGATTTAAATAAAGTATCACTTAAAAAGGCGTGGTATTGTGATCTTTTCAAACAGTTGAGGGTGATGCATTTAACGAGTTCGGTTGAAAAAACGCTTTGCTATAATTGTATATATAATAAAAATGAAAGTGTTGAAGCATTAAATAAAAACTATTCAAAGAAGTTGAGTAGTGATAAATTTAATAAAAACGATGAAATAAGGCAAAGAGTAGAAACCTATTTTTCTGAATTGAAAGAATAA
- a CDS encoding acylneuraminate cytidylyltransferase family protein encodes MRNLAIIPARSGSKGLKDKNIKLLNGKPLLAYTIEVALESDIFDEIFVSTDSDVYAKIAQDYGANVPFLRSKELSTDTASSWNVVRDAVLSFRKIGGEFDTIALLQPTSPLRENKDIINAYHLMKMKNANTIVSVCEVDHSPLWSNILPEDKSLDNFLKEEFLNTNRQNLPTFYRVNGAIYIVKVDYLMKVENIYKENSYAYVMDKKRSVDIDDEFDFNYAKEILVEKFPKLRRIGEKRPNAFYNGKKEQLKTIIMGCDPSTEDNSLKFDTVFNLREDNGDVNFMNPYFNNIYKNLQYIFTENSGNKEFFQDEKFANQIYVQNLCKDYLEHETGYYKDNWAKWINYNTVYIEEFIQELNLVDPLHKLPVFLTAEELINALVLKERVHHYSCKILDYYQNRCGLIRSEDNKLGRILIPLGKLPSFNLAEFPQYCSIIKSTLKE; translated from the coding sequence ATGAGAAATCTTGCAATTATTCCGGCGAGGAGTGGATCAAAAGGTCTAAAAGATAAGAATATAAAATTACTCAATGGAAAACCGCTTTTAGCATATACAATAGAGGTAGCATTAGAATCAGATATTTTTGATGAGATATTTGTTTCTACGGATTCAGATGTCTACGCAAAGATTGCTCAAGACTATGGTGCGAATGTTCCGTTTTTAAGGAGTAAAGAATTATCTACTGATACAGCGTCTTCTTGGAATGTAGTAAGAGATGCTGTGTTGAGTTTTAGAAAAATTGGAGGGGAATTTGATACTATAGCATTGCTACAGCCAACTTCACCTCTTAGAGAAAACAAGGATATAATAAATGCATATCATTTGATGAAAATGAAAAATGCCAATACAATAGTATCAGTATGTGAGGTAGACCATTCACCATTGTGGAGCAATATTTTACCTGAGGATAAATCGCTTGATAATTTTCTAAAAGAAGAATTTTTAAATACGAACCGTCAAAATTTACCAACATTTTATAGAGTTAATGGGGCAATCTATATAGTCAAAGTTGATTATTTAATGAAAGTAGAGAATATTTATAAAGAAAATTCTTATGCATACGTTATGGATAAAAAAAGATCAGTGGATATTGATGATGAATTTGACTTTAATTATGCGAAAGAAATTTTAGTTGAAAAATTTCCTAAACTTAGGAGAATAGGTGAAAAACGCCCAAATGCTTTTTATAATGGTAAGAAAGAACAGCTTAAAACCATTATTATGGGATGTGACCCGTCAACAGAGGACAACAGCTTGAAATTTGATACAGTGTTCAATCTGAGAGAAGATAATGGAGACGTTAATTTTATGAATCCTTATTTTAATAATATCTATAAAAATTTGCAATATATTTTTACAGAAAATAGCGGTAACAAAGAATTCTTTCAGGATGAAAAATTTGCGAACCAAATTTATGTGCAAAACTTATGTAAGGATTATTTAGAACATGAGACAGGTTATTATAAAGATAATTGGGCAAAGTGGATTAATTATAATACTGTCTATATTGAAGAATTCATACAAGAATTAAATTTAGTTGACCCTCTTCACAAGTTACCAGTCTTCTTAACGGCAGAAGAGTTAATTAATGCATTAGTACTTAAAGAACGAGTACATCATTATTCTTGTAAAATTTTAGATTATTATCAAAATCGATGTGGTCTAATAAGATCTGAAGATAATAAACTGGGTAGAATTTTGATTCCTTTGGGAAAATTACCAAGCTTTAATCTTGCTGAATTTCCTCAGTATTGTAGTATTATTAAAAGTACGCTGAAAGAATGA
- the neuC gene encoding UDP-N-acetylglucosamine 2-epimerase: MKKICVITSTRAEYGLLKNLIRKIDDDAELDLCLVVTGTHLSSEFGMTIHEIEEDGFPIAERIDILLSSDTMAAISKTMGLALILFSDVFQRQNPDMLIVLGDRYELIPICSCAMNAQVPISHISGGETTEGVIDECVRHCITKMSYLHFPACELYRKRIIQLGETPNRVFNFGDIGVEVIRTIDLYEKKEMEEIVGFSLERRYGCITFHPITLESELLEKQINELLIAITEFPKMHFIFTKSNSDANSRMINKKIDEYVAKHKNCVAFKSLGIRRYLSCVKYADVIIGNSSSGIVEAPSFGIPSVNIGDRQKGRLQASSVINCRPEANDIINAIDLSQTESFRIRAKNTINPYASGNTVECIINVIKDHLFEDKIDLKKKFYDVNFEVKE; encoded by the coding sequence ATGAAAAAAATATGTGTTATAACGTCGACACGCGCAGAGTATGGGCTGTTAAAAAATTTAATTCGCAAAATTGATGACGATGCTGAATTAGATTTATGTCTTGTTGTCACAGGAACGCACCTTTCATCTGAATTTGGAATGACAATTCATGAAATAGAAGAAGATGGATTTCCTATTGCGGAAAGAATCGATATACTCTTAAGTTCAGATACAATGGCTGCTATTTCTAAGACAATGGGACTTGCGCTTATTTTATTTTCTGATGTGTTTCAAAGGCAAAATCCAGACATGCTGATAGTTTTGGGAGATCGCTATGAATTAATCCCCATTTGCAGCTGTGCCATGAATGCACAGGTACCTATTTCACATATTTCTGGAGGAGAAACTACTGAAGGAGTGATAGATGAGTGTGTTAGGCATTGTATTACAAAAATGAGTTATCTTCATTTTCCTGCTTGCGAATTGTATAGAAAGAGAATAATTCAATTAGGTGAGACACCAAATCGTGTATTCAATTTTGGTGACATTGGGGTAGAAGTAATACGAACTATAGATTTATATGAAAAAAAAGAAATGGAAGAAATAGTTGGCTTTTCACTAGAACGTCGATATGGTTGTATAACATTTCATCCAATTACATTAGAAAGTGAATTATTAGAAAAACAAATAAATGAATTATTGATAGCAATAACAGAATTTCCAAAGATGCATTTCATTTTCACGAAATCTAATTCTGATGCAAATAGCAGAATGATTAATAAAAAAATAGATGAGTATGTAGCTAAACATAAAAACTGTGTTGCTTTTAAATCATTGGGTATTAGACGATACCTTTCGTGTGTAAAATATGCGGACGTTATTATAGGGAATTCGTCTAGTGGAATAGTTGAAGCACCATCATTCGGGATACCTTCAGTTAATATAGGTGATCGCCAAAAAGGAAGACTTCAAGCGAGCAGTGTTATTAATTGTAGGCCAGAGGCAAACGATATTATCAATGCAATAGATCTCTCACAGACAGAATCCTTTAGAATTCGCGCTAAGAATACAATAAATCCATATGCTTCAGGAAATACGGTGGAGTGTATAATTAATGTAATAAAGGATCATTTATTTGAGGATAAAATAGATTTAAAAAAGAAATTTTATGATGTGAATTTTGAGGTCAAAGAATGA